In one window of Nocardioides panacisoli DNA:
- a CDS encoding dihydrofolate reductase — protein sequence MSTPRGRRVTMVAALAENGVIGAEGNIPWHVPADFQHFKATTSGHVLIVGRTTHEGIGRPLPDRHTIVLTSNRDWRGEGVDVAHDITEALELADRVIDGREEECEVMIGGGSVVYEAALPYADVQVLSEIPVSPEGDTHYPEFDRRRWSEASREPRDGFTVVRWERTFGCGGS from the coding sequence ATGAGCACGCCTCGAGGACGCCGCGTGACGATGGTCGCCGCGCTCGCCGAGAACGGCGTGATCGGTGCCGAGGGCAACATCCCCTGGCACGTGCCGGCCGACTTCCAGCACTTCAAGGCCACCACGTCGGGCCACGTGCTCATCGTGGGACGGACCACGCACGAGGGCATCGGCAGGCCGTTGCCGGACCGCCACACCATCGTGCTCACGAGCAACCGCGACTGGCGCGGCGAGGGCGTCGACGTCGCACACGACATCACCGAGGCACTCGAGCTGGCGGACCGGGTCATCGACGGGCGCGAAGAGGAGTGCGAGGTGATGATCGGTGGTGGGTCGGTCGTCTACGAGGCGGCGCTGCCCTACGCCGACGTCCAGGTGCTCAGCGAGATCCCGGTGTCGCCGGAGGGCGACACCCACTACCCGGAGTTCGACCGTCGCCGCTGGTCCGAGGCCAGTCGGGAGCCCCGCGACGGCTTCACCGTGGTGCGCTGGGAGCGCACCTTCGGCTGCGGTGGGAGCTGA
- the ehuB gene encoding ectoine/hydroxyectoine ABC transporter substrate-binding protein EhuB, translating to MRPNRNGRTRTKMLALTGVAALMSVGLAACGSDDGGGDGAEGDLPPKDETIQIGIANEQPYGYMGDDGEATGFSPDIARTVLEDMGYTDLEFSVVEFGQLISGINAGQFDMVAAGMYLNPERSKQVLFTDPNYCIPEGLAVAKGNPEGIESYATFRENSDLTLAVASGTVEVGYAESAGVPKEQVKTFSGIDQMYNALEAGEVDAVTGTAPTVDGQVKGRGAVEAIEPFYPEAAEGNDPIVQPCGGVAFNLEDQAFRDAFNDVLTEYKEDGTTEEIITGYPGFSTENVEQANELTADDFK from the coding sequence ATGCGGCCCAACCGCAATGGCAGGACTCGGACGAAGATGCTGGCGCTGACCGGCGTGGCGGCACTGATGAGCGTCGGCCTCGCTGCGTGCGGCAGCGACGACGGCGGCGGCGACGGGGCCGAGGGGGACCTCCCGCCCAAGGACGAGACGATCCAGATCGGCATCGCCAACGAGCAGCCCTACGGCTACATGGGCGACGACGGCGAGGCCACGGGCTTCTCGCCCGACATCGCGCGGACCGTGCTCGAGGACATGGGCTACACCGACCTGGAGTTCAGCGTGGTCGAGTTCGGCCAGCTGATCAGCGGCATCAACGCCGGTCAGTTCGACATGGTCGCGGCCGGCATGTACCTCAACCCCGAGCGGTCCAAGCAGGTGCTGTTCACCGACCCGAACTACTGCATCCCCGAGGGCCTCGCGGTCGCCAAGGGCAACCCCGAGGGCATCGAGAGCTACGCGACGTTCCGGGAGAACTCCGACCTCACGCTGGCCGTCGCCAGTGGCACGGTCGAGGTCGGCTACGCCGAGTCCGCAGGAGTGCCCAAGGAGCAGGTGAAGACCTTCTCCGGCATCGACCAGATGTACAACGCGCTGGAGGCCGGTGAGGTCGACGCCGTGACCGGCACCGCGCCGACCGTCGACGGCCAGGTCAAGGGCCGCGGCGCGGTCGAGGCCATCGAGCCGTTCTACCCCGAGGCCGCCGAGGGCAACGACCCGATCGTGCAGCCCTGCGGTGGTGTGGCCTTCAACCTCGAGGACCAGGCCTTCAGGGACGCCTTCAACGACGTGCTGACCGAGTACAAGGAGGACGGCACGACCGAGGAGATCATCACCGGCTACCCGGGCTTCTCCACGGAGAACGTCGAGCAGGCCAACGAGCTCACGGCCGACGACTTCAAGTGA
- the ehuD gene encoding ectoine/hydroxyectoine ABC transporter permease subunit EhuD: MTTDTDVRDEPQIEEFRPHRKWYRRPDIMVPLVLVLLGYSLLVGGVDRVNSYDTSMEAPGGLVTFDWAFFFHMVPLMVQGMLVTAKGALLGFAVAIVLGFFLALGRRTTFKPVSWPTAFLIEFIRSTPLLVQLFFWQAFFRYVEVGLSPMTILMVGLGIHYATYCSEAYRAGINSVDAGQWEAATALNLGPTTKWTRVIIPQAVPNVLPALGNFLVAAFKDAPMGVAVNVHGMLFFANQVRADTFRDTEPYLLIGLGFLMLSLPAAWAVRQLERKIAYERV; encoded by the coding sequence ATGACGACCGACACCGACGTGCGCGACGAGCCGCAGATCGAGGAGTTCCGGCCGCACCGCAAGTGGTACCGCCGCCCCGACATCATGGTGCCGCTGGTGCTGGTGCTGCTCGGCTACTCCCTGCTCGTCGGCGGTGTGGACCGGGTCAACTCCTACGACACCTCGATGGAGGCACCCGGCGGCCTGGTCACGTTCGATTGGGCCTTCTTCTTCCACATGGTGCCGCTGATGGTGCAGGGCATGCTGGTCACTGCCAAGGGTGCGCTGCTCGGGTTCGCAGTGGCGATCGTCCTCGGCTTCTTCCTGGCACTCGGACGACGCACGACGTTCAAGCCGGTCAGCTGGCCCACGGCGTTCCTCATCGAGTTCATCCGCTCGACGCCGCTGCTGGTCCAGCTCTTCTTCTGGCAGGCCTTCTTCCGCTACGTCGAGGTCGGTCTCAGCCCGATGACGATCCTGATGGTGGGCCTCGGCATCCACTACGCGACGTACTGCTCGGAGGCCTACCGTGCCGGCATCAACTCCGTCGATGCCGGTCAGTGGGAGGCCGCTACCGCCCTCAACCTCGGCCCCACGACGAAGTGGACGCGGGTGATCATCCCGCAGGCCGTGCCGAACGTGTTGCCCGCGCTGGGCAACTTCCTGGTGGCGGCGTTCAAGGACGCGCCGATGGGCGTGGCCGTCAACGTCCACGGCATGCTCTTTTTTGCGAACCAAGTGCGGGCCGACACCTTCCGCGACACCGAGCCCTACCTGCTGATCGGCCTCGGCTTCCTGATGCTGAGCCTCCCGGCGGCGTGGGCCGTCCGACAACTCGAGAGGAAGATCGCCTATGAGCGCGTCTGA
- a CDS encoding amino acid ABC transporter permease, with the protein MGDLLLEPSQYELLIESSLMTIRILVGAFVLGIVLSLIFGVARLSDVEWVRGAALVFVELARGSSSIILLFMAAYALPAILDIDQPPLQYAAIVALGINMGGYGAEIIRGAILSVPKGQNEASISLNLSPFQRLRHVVLPQAMTVILPPMGNLTIEILKGTALVSLIGVTDIMGMANNIRQQQLANASGSLPILYLNVLVLYFILSQVVSIAFRFLEWQNTKRFKGGPTLSADELPASIRSQQPGAGG; encoded by the coding sequence GTGGGTGACCTCCTGCTCGAGCCGAGCCAGTACGAGCTCCTCATCGAGTCGTCGCTGATGACGATCCGGATCCTCGTCGGCGCCTTCGTCCTCGGCATCGTGCTCTCGCTGATCTTCGGCGTGGCCCGGCTGTCCGACGTGGAGTGGGTGCGCGGCGCCGCGTTGGTGTTCGTCGAGCTGGCGCGTGGCAGCTCCTCGATCATCCTGCTGTTCATGGCGGCGTACGCCCTCCCGGCGATCCTGGACATCGACCAGCCACCGTTGCAGTACGCCGCGATCGTGGCACTCGGCATCAACATGGGTGGCTACGGCGCGGAGATCATCCGCGGCGCCATCCTCTCGGTGCCGAAGGGGCAGAACGAGGCGTCGATCTCGCTCAACCTCAGCCCGTTCCAGCGGCTGCGCCACGTGGTGCTGCCGCAGGCGATGACGGTGATCCTGCCGCCGATGGGCAACCTGACCATCGAGATCCTCAAGGGCACGGCGCTGGTGAGCCTGATCGGGGTCACCGACATCATGGGGATGGCCAACAACATCCGCCAGCAGCAGCTCGCGAACGCTTCTGGTTCATTGCCGATCCTCTACCTCAACGTGCTGGTCCTCTACTTCATCCTCTCCCAGGTCGTGAGCATCGCGTTCCGGTTCCTGGAGTGGCAGAACACGAAGCGGTTCAAGGGCGGGCCGACCCTCTCGGCCGACGAACTCCCCGCCTCCATCCGTAGCCAACAGCCGGGAGCAGGAGGATGA